A region of the Sinorhizobium arboris LMG 14919 genome:
CGCAGAAGCGCTATAGGGCCGTGGGCATCAGAAGACCGCCAGCAAGAGCGCGCCAGCCGCGATCAGACCGACGCCGAGCCAGTTTACCAGGCTGAGTTTCTCGCCGAGAAAAAGCACGCCGAACAGCGCAACCAGGACGATCGACAGTTTGTCGAGCGGCGCTACGCGGGCGGCATCGCCGAGCTTCAGCGCGCGGAAATAGGCGAGCCACGAGGCTCCCGTCGCAACGCCGGAAAGGGTGAGGAAGAGCCAGGCCCGCCCGGAAATCTCCGTCGGGCGCTGCCATTGTCCGGTTACCGCGACGATACCGGCGGCCACGAGAAGAATGACGCCCGTTCGGACCAGCGTCGCGAGGTCGGAATTGACGCTTCCGACACCGATTTTGGCAAAGATGGCAGTCAGCGCCGCGAAGGATGCGGAGAGCAGGGCCCAGAACTGCCAGCTCTGCGTCATCAGAATTCAACGCCCTTCTGGCCTTTGATCCCCGAGCGGAAGGGATGTTTTACCAGTTCCATCTCCGTCACCAGATCTGCGATCTCGATGAGATCTTCCTTGGCGTTTCGGCCGGTCAGGACCACATGCGTCATGTGCGGCTTCTCTTCCTTGAGAAAGCGCACGACCTCGGCGACGTCTATATAGTCATAGCGCAGAGCGATGTTGATCTCGTCGAGGAGCACCATGGAGTTGCGCTCGTCACGGATGAGCTCTTTGGCTTTCTCCCAGGCCTTCGCCGCCATGGCAATGTCGCGGGCACGGTCCTGCGTTTCCCAGGTGAAGCCTTCGCCGAGCGTGTAGAATTGGCAGATATCGCCGAAATGTTTCTCGATCAGGTCGCGTTCGCCCGTATGCATGGCGCCCTTGATGAACTGAACGACGGCGCACGGCATTCCGTGGGCGATGTGGCGAAAGATCATGCCGAAGCCGGCTGTCGATTTTCCCTTGCCCTTGCCGGTGTGGACGATGATCAAGCCTTTTTCGTCCGTTTTCGTCGCCATGATCTTGTCACGGGCGGTCTTCTTCTTCGCCATTTTCATGGCGTGACGCGCCTCGTCCTTTTCGGCAAGGGGTTCGCCGGTATTCGCGGTCTCGTCGCTCATGATGTCCTCCCTACTGATTTCCGGCCAGAAGACGGTCAGTCGCAGCGCCGCCGGAAAGGCTGTTCAGTTCAAATCGCGCCGAATTGGAGCGCGGGTTCCACAGGCCGCGGTCGATCGCCTCCAGCAGCCGCTCCGATATTTCCGAAAGCGCGGCCGGGTTCTTTTCGCGAAGAAAGGCGAGAACCTTCTCGTCGGCAATAAAGGCCTGATAGGTGGCTTCGAAGTGATGGTCGCGCACTGCCCCGGTGGTCGCAGCGAAGGCGAACATGTAATCGACCGTCGCGGCGATTTCGAAGGCACCCTTGTAGCCGTGGCGCATCACGCCGTCGATCCACTTCGGATTGACGACGCGGGCACGCACAACACGGCCGATCTCCTCCTCGAGCGAGCGGATGACCGGCTTTTCCGGACGCGAGTGGTCGTTGTGGTAGATTGCCGGGCGCCGCCCGCCGAGATACTCCGCCGCCGCGCTCATGCCACCTTCGAACTGGTAGTAATCGTCACTGTCGAGCAGATCGTGCTCGCGATTGTCCTGGTTCTGGACCACGGCTTCGATCGAGCGCAGGCGCTCTTCGAAAAGGCCGCGCTCCGCCTTTCCATCCTCACCGGCACCGTAGGCGTAGCCGCCCCAGGCAAGGTAAGCCTCGGCAAGGTCGCCGCGTGTTTCCCAGCCCTTCTCATCGACAAGCGCCTGCAGGCCCGCGCCATAGGCGCCAGGCTTCGAACCGAAAACGCGATAGGAGGCGCGGCGTTGAGCCTCTTTCGCGTCGACGCCCCGCTTTTCCCACTGCCGCGCTTCGGAGCGCATACGGGCCGCGATCATATTGTCGGCATCGTCCTCGTCGAGAGCGCCAACCGCGCGGACTGCCTTGTCGAACAGTGCTATCTGCTCGGGAAAGGCGTCACGGAAGAAGCCGGAGATACGCAAGGTGACGTCGACGCGGGGACGGCCGAGGACGGCAAGCGGGACGATCTCGTAACCGGTCACGCGGCGCGAGGCCATGTCCCAGACGGGCTTTGCGCCGATCAGCGCTAAAGCCTGTGCGATATCGTCTCCGCCGGTACGCATGTTGGAGGTGCCCCAGGCCGTCAGCCCGAAGGAGGACGGCCATTCGCCATGATCCTGCAGGTAGCGGCGGATCAGCAGCTCCGCCGATTTCTTGCCGAGCTCAAAGGCCGCAGGAGTTGGCACCGAGCGGCTGTCGACGGA
Encoded here:
- a CDS encoding EamA family transporter, with amino-acid sequence MTQSWQFWALLSASFAALTAIFAKIGVGSVNSDLATLVRTGVILLVAAGIVAVTGQWQRPTEISGRAWLFLTLSGVATGASWLAYFRALKLGDAARVAPLDKLSIVLVALFGVLFLGEKLSLVNWLGVGLIAAGALLLAVF
- the cobO gene encoding cob(I)yrinic acid a,c-diamide adenosyltransferase, with the protein product MSDETANTGEPLAEKDEARHAMKMAKKKTARDKIMATKTDEKGLIIVHTGKGKGKSTAGFGMIFRHIAHGMPCAVVQFIKGAMHTGERDLIEKHFGDICQFYTLGEGFTWETQDRARDIAMAAKAWEKAKELIRDERNSMVLLDEINIALRYDYIDVAEVVRFLKEEKPHMTHVVLTGRNAKEDLIEIADLVTEMELVKHPFRSGIKGQKGVEF